Genomic window (Candidatus Firestonebacteria bacterium RIFOXYD2_FULL_39_29):
CAATCCTTCACTGGTCTTATCATTTAAATTTATATGAGTCTGAAGTACTTGTTTATCTTTAATTGAAGACATATCTACAGCAAAACCATGATTTTGCGAGGTGATTTCTACTTTCTGATTTTCCAGACGCATTACCGGCTGATTTCCCCCTCTGTGCCCGAATTTCATTTTATATGTCTTTCCTCCAAGTGCAAGTCCAAGCATCTGATGACCCAGACAAATACCGAATATCGGAAGTTTGCCCAAAAGATTTTTTACAGTTTCAACGACATAAGTAACTGCTTCCGGGTCTCCCGGTCCGTTTGAAAGAAATACCCCATCCGGATTATACGCCATTATTTGTCCGGCCGTGGTTTTTGCAGGAACAACAGTAACATTACAACCATGATAAACCAGATCTCTTAAAATATTAAATTTTATACCACAATCAATCGCAACTACATTATAGATTTTCTTTCTATGATCAACTTCAAAGAGTTTTAACTGATCGACTTTGCTATTTGCAGAATCTTTATCAACAAAATACGGTTCCTCTGTCCATTTATAAGGTTTTGAACACGTCACTCTTTTCACCAGATCAACGCCTACAATTGAAGGTGAAACTTTCGCTTTTTTTACAAGACGTTTAATATCCAAATCAATAGTCGAAAGAACACCTTTCTTTGAACCATGAGTCCTTATATGCCGGACCAATTTGCGGGTATCTATACACTCCAAACCTATTATTTTATTTCTCTTTAGATAGTCACCCAAGCTTTCTTCCGCTCTGAAGTTACTGTATACTTTGCTGTATTCTTTTACAACAAACCCGCTTACCTGCACTTTATCAGATTCAACATCCCTGCTGTTTACCCCATAATTGCCAATCATAGGATAAGTCATAGTAACAATCTGCCCGGTGTATGAAGGATCAGTCAGTATTTCCTGATAACCGGTCATACTGGTATTGAAAACTACTTCTCCGAAGGATTCACCTTCATAGCCAAAATGCCTTCCTTCAAACACCTCACCATCTTCTAATGCAAGAATAGCTTTCTTTGATGCTTTCACAATATCTTACCTTCTTTCATTTTAATTTCGCCGCCAACAATCGTCATAAAAACTGATCCTTTGACTGCCCTGCCGTTAAAGGGAGAATTTTTGCTCTTGCTTTGAAACTTGTTTATGTCAACCGTATATTTCTTCTCAATATCAAGGACGGTAATATCCGCATCAGCACCTGCAGAAAGCGATCCTTTATTTAAACCCAAAACTTTTGCCGGCATAACTGAAAGCTTTTCAACAGCTTGTTCAAGTGTTAATATCTTTTTATCTACAAGTTCAGTTAGTACAAGCGGAAGCATGGTTTCCAGTCCGACTATACCAAAAGACGCATAATTATATTCTAATTCTTTGTCAATCCTGCCGTGAGGAGCATGATCTGAAGCTATACAGTCTATTGTACCGTCTTTAAGACCTGCTTTTATTGCCTTAACATCTTCGGTACCGCGAAGCGGCGGATTCATCTTCGTATTTGTATCATAAGTTTTAACTGCATCGTCAGTAAGAGTGAAATAGTGCGGAGCTGTTTCGCAGGTAACTTTCATCCCCTGTTTCTTTGCCCATCTGATAATCTCTACAGACTCCTTACAGCTTACATGAGCGATATGAACCAGAGCTCCCATATAATTTGCTATAGCTATATTTCTGTAAACCATCAAGCTTTCTGCTACTGTAGGCATGCCGCGCATTCCAAGGATAGTAGAATTAAAACTTTCATTCATAACTCCATCCATTGTCATATTTTTGTCTTCGCAGTGAGTTATTATCGAAACATTAAATTGTTTGGTGTATTCAAAAGCCCTGCGCATTACCTCAGCATTCATTAAAGGTGCAGCATCATCGGATAAAGCAACAGCACCGCTGTTTATCAGCATTCCAATGTCAGAGATTTCCTCGCCTTTAGCGTGTTTCGAGACGGACGCAATAGGATAAACATTCGCCAGGTTTTCTTTCTTTCCTTTTGAAATAACCAGTTCGACAACCGCAGTATTATCCATTACCGGCTCGGTATTTGGCATGCAAGCCACAGAAGTAAAGCCTCCCATTACCGCCGACCTTACACCTGTCTCGATAGTTTCTTTATACTCAAAACCCGGTTCCCGAAGATGCACATGCATATCTATGAGACCCGGAACAACAATCAAACCTTTCAATTCCATGACTTTTGCAGTTTTATCTTTAATATCTTTTGCAACCTTAATTATTTTTCCGTCTTCAATTAAGATATCCAGAACTTCATTAATTTTATTTACAGGATCAATTACCTTGCCCGCTGAGAGAAGCAATT
Coding sequences:
- a CDS encoding dihydroorotase; translation: MKLLLSAGKVIDPVNKINEVLDILIEDGKIIKVAKDIKDKTAKVMELKGLIVVPGLIDMHVHLREPGFEYKETIETGVRSAVMGGFTSVACMPNTEPVMDNTAVVELVISKGKKENLANVYPIASVSKHAKGEEISDIGMLINSGAVALSDDAAPLMNAEVMRRAFEYTKQFNVSIITHCEDKNMTMDGVMNESFNSTILGMRGMPTVAESLMVYRNIAIANYMGALVHIAHVSCKESVEIIRWAKKQGMKVTCETAPHYFTLTDDAVKTYDTNTKMNPPLRGTEDVKAIKAGLKDGTIDCIASDHAPHGRIDKELEYNYASFGIVGLETMLPLVLTELVDKKILTLEQAVEKLSVMPAKVLGLNKGSLSAGADADITVLDIEKKYTVDINKFQSKSKNSPFNGRAVKGSVFMTIVGGEIKMKEGKIL
- a CDS encoding carbamoyl phosphate synthase small subunit, which encodes MKASKKAILALEDGEVFEGRHFGYEGESFGEVVFNTSMTGYQEILTDPSYTGQIVTMTYPMIGNYGVNSRDVESDKVQVSGFVVKEYSKVYSNFRAEESLGDYLKRNKIIGLECIDTRKLVRHIRTHGSKKGVLSTIDLDIKRLVKKAKVSPSIVGVDLVKRVTCSKPYKWTEEPYFVDKDSANSKVDQLKLFEVDHRKKIYNVVAIDCGIKFNILRDLVYHGCNVTVVPAKTTAGQIMAYNPDGVFLSNGPGDPEAVTYVVETVKNLLGKLPIFGICLGHQMLGLALGGKTYKMKFGHRGGNQPVMRLENQKVEITSQNHGFAVDMSSIKDKQVLQTHINLNDKTSEGLEHKKYNLFSVQYHPEASPGPHDASYLFDKFIKSMKMNY